A genomic region of uncultured Paludibaculum sp. contains the following coding sequences:
- a CDS encoding glycosyl hydrolase family 8 produces the protein MAKVQTALQQLFHGDPETQTVYYEAGRNANGPLAYLSDINNHDVRSEGMSYGMMIAVQLNRKFEFDALWNWSKTYMYQTLPTHPSFGYFSWSMKLDGTPNSESPAPDGEEYWALALYFASGRWGNGKGIYDYRAEADRLLDSMKNRKIIDGPTNRGAETGGPEFHPEHKMVRFTPNLRRPDHTDPSYHLPAFYELWARWGPAADRPFWAEAAQVSREYLQKATHPVTALAPNYANYDGTPVPGAGGQNGNFGPDAWRTAANWAVDWSWWAVDARERVLSDKIQTFFASQNIDSYVNRYTLEGKPLGGSHSTALVAANAVASLAATNKERAAQFVEALWTAEIPSGRYRYYDGMWYLMGLLHVSGEFRIWAPK, from the coding sequence TTGGCCAAGGTCCAGACTGCCCTCCAACAATTGTTCCATGGCGACCCGGAGACGCAGACGGTTTATTACGAAGCGGGGCGGAATGCGAATGGGCCGCTGGCTTACCTAAGCGACATCAATAACCACGACGTGCGCTCGGAGGGCATGTCGTACGGCATGATGATCGCGGTGCAACTGAACAGGAAGTTCGAGTTCGACGCGTTGTGGAACTGGTCGAAGACGTATATGTATCAGACGTTGCCCACCCATCCGTCGTTCGGATACTTCTCATGGTCGATGAAGCTGGACGGCACGCCGAACAGCGAGTCGCCGGCTCCGGATGGGGAAGAGTACTGGGCACTGGCACTGTACTTCGCCTCCGGCCGATGGGGTAACGGCAAGGGCATCTACGACTATCGAGCCGAAGCCGACCGGCTGTTGGACAGCATGAAGAATCGCAAGATCATTGATGGCCCCACCAACCGGGGTGCGGAGACCGGTGGGCCGGAGTTTCATCCCGAACACAAGATGGTGCGGTTCACTCCGAACCTGAGGCGTCCCGATCACACGGATCCCTCCTACCATTTGCCGGCCTTCTACGAACTGTGGGCGCGGTGGGGGCCTGCGGCGGACCGTCCGTTTTGGGCGGAGGCTGCCCAGGTGAGCCGTGAGTATCTGCAGAAGGCAACGCATCCGGTGACCGCGTTGGCACCGAACTACGCTAACTACGACGGCACACCCGTGCCCGGGGCCGGCGGACAGAACGGGAACTTCGGACCCGATGCCTGGCGTACGGCGGCGAACTGGGCAGTGGACTGGTCGTGGTGGGCGGTCGATGCGCGCGAGCGGGTGTTGAGCGACAAGATCCAGACGTTCTTCGCATCGCAGAATATCGACTCGTATGTCAACCGGTACACGCTGGAGGGTAAGCCGCTGGGCGGTTCGCACTCGACCGCGCTGGTGGCGGCGAATGCGGTGGCGAGCCTGGCGGCCACGAACAAGGAAAGAGCGGCCCAGTTCGTCGAGGCGCTGTGGACGGCGGAGATTCCCTCGGGCCGCTACCGCTACTACGACGGCATGTGGTATCTCATGGGGCTGCTGCATGTGAGCGGCGAATTCCGCATCTGGGCACCGAAATAG
- a CDS encoding MFS transporter — translation MPKIKALRWWMIGLIMLGSVINYLTRSTLAVAAPTLLQELHISAKEYSWIVGTFQGAIMAQPVCGYVLDVLGLKVGFAIFAITWSLINMAHSLAGSWQALAWLRGALGFAEGSANPAGMKATAEWFPAKERGLAGGVYNIGASVGSMLAPPLVAWAILAYNWRAAFLITGALGLVWVALWMFLYQSPERHPALSSEEKAYIAAGQEKHLQSDGSRPSLGKILVQRNFWGIALPRFLADPTWGTLSFWLPLYLSSVRHMDLKHIAMFAWMPFLAADFGCVFGGLVSMRLQKLAGLSLINARRCAFTLGAVLMLGVGFVGFVESPYAAIALLSLAGFAHQTLSVTVITMASDLFRRNEVATAAGMAGTFGNAGLLIFSLLIGGLVATVGYTPFFICLGLLDLLGAAVLWTLVRERRAEGPQAVKGAM, via the coding sequence ATGCCCAAAATCAAAGCCCTCCGATGGTGGATGATCGGTCTGATCATGCTGGGGTCGGTGATCAATTACCTGACGCGCAGCACGCTCGCAGTGGCCGCTCCGACGCTGCTGCAGGAACTACACATCAGCGCGAAGGAGTACTCCTGGATTGTCGGTACGTTCCAGGGCGCCATCATGGCGCAGCCGGTGTGCGGCTATGTACTGGACGTGCTGGGGCTCAAGGTGGGGTTCGCGATCTTTGCGATCACCTGGTCACTCATCAACATGGCGCACTCGCTCGCCGGGAGTTGGCAGGCGTTGGCATGGCTTCGTGGCGCGCTGGGGTTCGCCGAAGGCTCCGCCAATCCGGCGGGGATGAAGGCGACGGCCGAGTGGTTCCCGGCTAAGGAGCGGGGCCTGGCGGGCGGGGTGTACAACATTGGGGCGTCGGTGGGTTCGATGCTGGCGCCACCCTTGGTGGCGTGGGCTATTCTGGCCTACAACTGGCGCGCTGCGTTTCTGATTACCGGCGCGCTGGGCCTGGTTTGGGTGGCCTTGTGGATGTTCCTGTATCAATCGCCGGAGCGGCATCCCGCGCTCTCAAGCGAGGAGAAGGCGTACATCGCAGCCGGGCAGGAGAAGCACCTGCAGAGCGATGGATCGCGGCCATCACTGGGCAAGATTCTGGTGCAGCGGAACTTCTGGGGTATCGCGCTGCCGCGGTTCCTGGCGGATCCGACATGGGGCACGCTGAGCTTCTGGCTGCCACTGTACCTGAGCAGCGTCCGCCACATGGATCTGAAGCACATCGCCATGTTTGCCTGGATGCCGTTCCTGGCGGCGGACTTCGGGTGCGTGTTCGGCGGCCTGGTGTCAATGAGGCTGCAGAAACTGGCGGGCCTCAGCCTGATCAACGCGCGGCGTTGCGCCTTCACCCTGGGTGCGGTGCTGATGCTAGGCGTGGGATTTGTGGGGTTCGTAGAGAGCCCGTATGCGGCGATCGCGCTGCTAAGTCTGGCCGGTTTTGCGCATCAGACACTCTCAGTGACGGTGATCACGATGGCATCGGACTTGTTTCGGAGGAATGAGGTCGCCACGGCGGCCGGCATGGCTGGAACGTTCGGCAACGCGGGCCTGTTAATCTTCTCGTTGCTGATCGGCGGTCTGGTGGCAACGGTTGGCTACACGCCGTTCTTCATCTGCCTGGGACTACTGGATCTACTGGGCGCCGCGGTGTTGTGGACGTTGGTGCGCGAACGACGGGCGGAGGGACCACAAGCCGTGAAGGGAGCGATGTGA
- a CDS encoding glycoside hydrolase family 43 protein, with protein MAKEKALIRNPILPGFNPDPSIVRVGDDYYIATSTFEWFPGVQIHHSRDLIHWRLVGRPLNRGSQLNMLGDPDSCGVWAPCLSYADGLFWLIYTDVKRYGRTTQSGSAGASLRDTHNYLVTSQSIDGVWSDPVYLNSSGFDPSLFHDDGGRKYLVNMRWDHRPGFNRFSGIALQEYSPVERALTGPVHLIFRGTQIGFTEGPHLYQRGGYYYLLTAEGGTGWGHAVTMARSRELTGPYELHPDVYVLTSRHRPDLELQRAGHADLVETQAGDTYLVHLCGRPIRNRGRCILGRETAIQRTVWGEDGWLRTAEGTGLPLSAVVAPELQPCVFPPQPEREDFNGPELPLDFQWLRSPWPEELFSLTERPGHLRLYGRETIGSLFRQSLVARRQQAHCYCAETSMEFEPDGFAQMAGLVCYYNGSKFHYLYVSRDEELGKHVRVMSCLPDQVQSDVFSAAVAIADGTPVQLRVEVDFERLFFAFRAGDGEWRRMPGPLDASILSDEASVPGTPNFTGAFVGVCCQDMAGTRRPADFDHFTYREREYRADPFASEGQALS; from the coding sequence ATGGCGAAAGAGAAGGCACTGATCCGGAATCCGATCCTGCCGGGGTTCAATCCGGATCCGTCCATTGTCCGGGTGGGCGATGACTACTACATTGCTACGTCCACCTTCGAGTGGTTCCCCGGCGTACAGATCCACCACTCCCGCGACCTGATCCACTGGCGTCTGGTGGGCCGGCCGCTGAACCGCGGCAGCCAGCTGAACATGTTGGGCGATCCCGACTCGTGCGGCGTCTGGGCTCCCTGCCTGAGCTATGCGGACGGCCTCTTCTGGCTGATCTACACGGACGTGAAGAGGTATGGGCGGACGACTCAATCGGGCTCCGCCGGCGCCTCGCTGCGGGATACGCACAACTATCTGGTTACGAGTCAGAGCATTGACGGCGTATGGTCGGATCCGGTCTACCTGAACAGCAGCGGGTTCGATCCCTCGCTGTTTCACGACGACGGCGGCAGGAAATACCTGGTGAACATGCGATGGGATCACCGGCCGGGGTTCAATCGATTCTCGGGGATCGCGCTGCAGGAGTACTCGCCGGTCGAGCGTGCGCTGACCGGCCCGGTTCATCTGATCTTCCGCGGCACGCAGATCGGGTTTACGGAAGGACCGCACCTCTACCAGCGGGGCGGGTATTACTACCTGCTGACCGCGGAAGGGGGCACTGGATGGGGTCATGCGGTGACGATGGCGCGGTCACGTGAACTGACGGGGCCCTATGAATTGCATCCGGACGTCTACGTGCTGACATCACGTCATCGGCCGGATCTTGAATTGCAGCGCGCCGGGCACGCGGATCTGGTGGAGACGCAGGCCGGCGACACGTATCTGGTCCACCTCTGCGGGCGGCCCATTCGCAACCGCGGGCGCTGCATCCTGGGGCGGGAGACCGCAATTCAGAGGACGGTGTGGGGCGAGGACGGCTGGCTGCGCACCGCCGAAGGCACCGGTCTGCCGCTGAGCGCGGTGGTAGCGCCAGAGTTGCAGCCGTGCGTCTTCCCTCCACAGCCTGAACGCGAGGACTTCAACGGACCGGAACTGCCGTTGGATTTCCAGTGGCTGCGGTCGCCGTGGCCGGAAGAGCTCTTCAGCCTGACGGAGCGGCCGGGCCACCTGCGTCTCTATGGCCGCGAGACAATCGGCAGCCTGTTCCGGCAGTCGCTGGTGGCGCGACGGCAGCAGGCGCACTGTTATTGCGCCGAGACGTCGATGGAGTTCGAGCCGGATGGGTTTGCGCAGATGGCCGGGCTGGTCTGCTATTACAACGGCAGCAAGTTCCACTACCTGTACGTTTCGCGCGATGAGGAGCTCGGCAAGCACGTCCGAGTGATGTCGTGCCTGCCCGACCAGGTCCAGTCGGACGTATTCAGCGCGGCTGTCGCGATTGCGGATGGGACGCCGGTGCAACTGCGGGTTGAGGTGGATTTCGAGCGGCTGTTCTTCGCATTTCGGGCCGGAGATGGCGAATGGCGCCGGATGCCGGGTCCGCTGGATGCCAGTATTCTGTCGGACGAGGCGTCTGTTCCGGGCACTCCGAACTTCACAGGGGCGTTTGTCGGGGTCTGCTGCCAGGACATGGCCGGTACGCGGCGGCCGGCCGATTTCGATCATTTCACATACCGGGAGCGTGAGTATCGCGCGGATCCATTCGCCAGTGAGGGCCAGGCACTGTCATAG
- a CDS encoding LacI family DNA-binding transcriptional regulator, whose protein sequence is MTTRSRVRLKDIAMDLHLSVVTVSRALQNRRDISTETRERVLQRVRELNYKPNLAARTLATGRTYSIGLVVPSFLHPFFAEVAKGIVDTIRPKGYGLLIASSNDDVEMEKRETEHLLARQVDALIVASVQHSPEFMQGIQARGSACVLVDRMLPGLRANHVGADDSEIGRIATQHLADQGCRRIAHIRGPEISTATGRLEGYQSVLKELGMPIAHEMIATAATADSGAEECGRSAMLQLLSLRPRPDGVFVFNDGLAVGAMGAILSAGLRIPRDIALVGCGNVRWAHQLRVPLSSVDQGAIKIGELAGRMALKLVVEKASPSIRDSLVPAKLVVRESSVRTRAVPNRH, encoded by the coding sequence ATGACCACTAGATCGCGAGTCCGGCTGAAGGACATCGCAATGGACCTGCACCTTTCTGTGGTGACGGTTTCCAGAGCTCTGCAGAATCGGAGGGATATCAGCACCGAAACAAGAGAACGCGTACTGCAGCGGGTCCGGGAACTGAACTACAAGCCCAATCTTGCCGCCCGCACCCTCGCAACGGGCCGCACGTACTCCATCGGATTGGTGGTGCCATCGTTTCTACACCCTTTCTTTGCCGAAGTCGCAAAGGGTATCGTGGACACTATCCGTCCGAAGGGATATGGGCTGCTGATCGCCTCTTCAAACGACGATGTCGAAATGGAGAAGCGCGAGACCGAGCACCTGTTAGCGCGGCAGGTGGATGCGCTCATCGTTGCGTCCGTCCAGCATTCGCCGGAATTCATGCAGGGAATTCAAGCGCGAGGCTCCGCCTGCGTTCTGGTCGATAGGATGTTGCCTGGATTGCGGGCGAACCATGTGGGTGCCGATGACAGCGAGATTGGACGAATTGCGACGCAGCACCTGGCCGATCAGGGTTGCCGGCGGATTGCGCACATCCGGGGCCCGGAGATCAGCACCGCGACCGGCCGGCTCGAGGGCTACCAATCCGTACTCAAAGAGCTTGGTATGCCGATCGCTCACGAAATGATCGCAACGGCCGCGACCGCGGATAGCGGAGCCGAAGAGTGTGGGCGCAGTGCGATGCTCCAACTCCTGAGCCTGCGGCCGCGCCCTGACGGCGTTTTCGTCTTCAACGACGGTTTGGCGGTGGGTGCGATGGGTGCGATTCTGTCAGCCGGACTGCGCATCCCCAGGGACATCGCGCTGGTTGGCTGCGGGAACGTACGGTGGGCCCACCAACTGCGGGTTCCGCTGTCCAGCGTGGACCAGGGTGCGATCAAGATCGGAGAACTGGCGGGCAGGATGGCGTTGAAGCTAGTGGTGGAAAAGGCGTCTCCCAGCATCCGGGATTCGCTCGTCCCCGCGAAACTGGTGGTTCGCGAGTCGAGCGTGAGGACGCGCGCGGTTCCCAACAGACACTGA
- a CDS encoding malectin domain-containing carbohydrate-binding protein, which translates to MIRPDLSMDASEGIGLSEPEQQAVRTELNRLLESPAFRGSKRCRDFLKHVVEQTIAGPGDALKERSIGVDLFQLPPAFDPGQHTVVRVTANEIRKKLAQQYHSENGSAHPVRIELPPGSYKAEFKWEVSVAEPELPLPPKTLPRMAIAGGVVLLALAGGFAISQWRMAKSVATDVKAVSTPSNLPPIGLGGGSVRIIVGSSSSYVDRSGRAWSPDRLFSGGSVFVRPSERVLRTLDPDIYRHMRQGDFRYDIPLAPGKYELHLHFAETGLSDLISAESSGEGQRVFQVSANGNRILNFFDVVADAAGANIADERVFRDIAPAPDGLLHLSFAPQRGTAMLSAIEVLPVSPGKVRPVRIRAGWTSSWQDSAGQQWQADSYFMGGNALVRNTNPAQAGNSIQPDVALYASERWGHFSYSIPVADGLYRVALKFNEGHYGRRNTGVGGLGSRIFDVYCNGAALLRNFDIMKAAGGEGRPLDRAFSGVRPTAQGKIVLTFVPVEGMACVNGIEVLEESN; encoded by the coding sequence ATGATTCGCCCAGACCTGAGCATGGACGCAAGCGAAGGGATAGGACTCAGCGAGCCGGAACAGCAGGCCGTGCGGACGGAACTCAACCGCCTGCTGGAGAGCCCTGCGTTCCGCGGCAGCAAGCGGTGCAGAGACTTCCTAAAGCACGTCGTTGAGCAGACGATAGCCGGCCCCGGCGACGCTCTGAAGGAACGTTCCATCGGCGTGGACCTTTTCCAACTTCCGCCTGCCTTCGACCCGGGCCAGCACACGGTCGTCCGTGTGACCGCCAACGAGATTAGGAAGAAGCTCGCCCAGCAGTACCATTCCGAAAACGGCTCGGCTCATCCGGTCAGAATCGAACTGCCGCCGGGATCCTACAAGGCCGAGTTCAAGTGGGAAGTTTCGGTGGCCGAACCAGAACTTCCGCTGCCACCGAAGACACTCCCCCGTATGGCGATTGCCGGCGGCGTGGTGCTGCTGGCGCTCGCCGGCGGTTTCGCCATCTCACAGTGGAGGATGGCGAAGTCCGTGGCCACCGATGTCAAGGCCGTTTCCACTCCCTCCAATCTTCCACCCATCGGATTGGGAGGCGGTAGTGTCCGGATCATTGTCGGTTCCAGTAGCTCATACGTGGACCGCAGCGGCCGCGCCTGGAGTCCGGATCGTCTCTTTTCTGGTGGCTCTGTTTTCGTCCGTCCATCCGAGCGAGTTCTTCGAACGCTGGATCCCGACATCTATCGGCACATGCGCCAGGGGGACTTCCGGTACGATATCCCCCTCGCTCCGGGCAAGTACGAACTGCATCTTCACTTTGCCGAGACGGGCCTCTCTGACCTAATCAGCGCCGAATCCAGCGGGGAAGGGCAGCGCGTCTTCCAGGTGTCCGCCAACGGCAATCGGATCTTGAACTTTTTCGATGTGGTGGCCGATGCCGCGGGCGCCAACATCGCCGATGAACGCGTCTTCCGCGACATCGCGCCGGCGCCGGACGGCTTGCTCCACCTCAGCTTCGCGCCTCAAAGAGGCACGGCGATGCTGAGCGCTATCGAAGTGCTGCCGGTCAGTCCGGGCAAGGTCCGTCCTGTCCGCATCCGTGCCGGGTGGACCTCGTCCTGGCAGGACTCAGCCGGGCAGCAGTGGCAGGCTGACTCCTACTTCATGGGGGGCAACGCTCTCGTAAGGAACACGAATCCGGCGCAGGCCGGTAACTCAATCCAGCCAGATGTTGCGCTCTACGCCAGCGAACGGTGGGGGCATTTCTCTTACTCGATCCCGGTGGCGGACGGCCTCTATCGCGTGGCCTTGAAGTTCAACGAAGGCCATTACGGACGGCGGAACACCGGAGTTGGCGGACTCGGCAGTCGCATCTTCGACGTCTATTGCAATGGAGCCGCTCTGTTGAGAAACTTCGACATCATGAAGGCGGCCGGCGGGGAAGGCCGGCCTCTGGACCGCGCCTTCTCGGGTGTCCGCCCCACCGCCCAGGGCAAAATCGTCCTCACCTTCGTACCCGTCGAGGGCATGGCCTGCGTGAATGGAATCGAAGTGCTGGAAGAATCCAATTGA
- a CDS encoding alpha/beta hydrolase-fold protein, translating into MQPERCRLLSSAVLILSAIPLFAQGTDECRPSTLNIPGAQYPCVYADHRAAFRVVAPDAQKVQLKVGKTYDMIKGDDGAWTVATAPLVEGFHYYSVVVDGATVADPATRTFFGSGWDNSAIEIPEGPEVDYYLPKDVPHGQVSQRWYFSKVTGRWRRCFVYTPPDYDAGKARYPVLYLMHGWGENEQGWHAQGHADFILDNLIAANKAKPMIIVMDNLNAVKAGEDGSIFTSRGLRPPPRPAAPLATGGQATPPPAARSGLAAFTGATFTEMMLNDLIPMIEKTYRVRPGRENRAMAGLSMGGMQTFLTTLSNLDKFAYIGGFSGSTGGRGGTFDAKTSNNGVFADAAAFNKKVKVLFLGIGSVEGPGAKNFSENLKKAGVNNVYFESPGTAHEWLTWRRCLNDFAPRLFR; encoded by the coding sequence ATGCAACCAGAGAGGTGCAGGCTGCTAAGTAGCGCCGTGCTGATCCTCTCGGCGATCCCGCTGTTCGCCCAGGGAACAGACGAATGCCGACCTTCCACACTGAACATCCCAGGTGCGCAGTACCCCTGCGTTTACGCGGACCATCGCGCCGCGTTTCGGGTGGTAGCGCCGGATGCCCAGAAGGTCCAGCTCAAGGTCGGCAAGACCTACGACATGATCAAGGGAGATGACGGGGCATGGACTGTCGCCACCGCGCCCCTGGTGGAAGGGTTCCACTACTACTCGGTGGTGGTGGATGGCGCAACCGTGGCCGATCCGGCGACGCGGACGTTCTTTGGCTCCGGCTGGGATAATAGCGCGATCGAGATTCCCGAGGGGCCGGAAGTGGATTACTACCTGCCCAAAGATGTGCCGCACGGTCAAGTGAGCCAACGGTGGTACTTCTCGAAAGTGACGGGCAGATGGCGTCGCTGTTTCGTGTACACGCCGCCAGACTATGACGCGGGGAAAGCGCGCTATCCCGTCCTGTATCTGATGCACGGTTGGGGCGAGAACGAGCAAGGCTGGCACGCCCAAGGTCACGCCGATTTCATTCTGGACAACCTGATAGCGGCGAACAAAGCCAAGCCGATGATCATCGTCATGGACAACCTCAACGCTGTCAAGGCGGGTGAAGACGGGTCCATCTTCACGTCGCGCGGCCTTCGACCCCCGCCTAGACCCGCTGCTCCCCTAGCGACCGGAGGACAGGCGACGCCGCCTCCGGCCGCACGCAGCGGCCTGGCGGCGTTTACCGGGGCGACGTTCACCGAAATGATGCTGAACGACCTGATCCCGATGATCGAGAAGACCTATCGGGTCCGGCCCGGACGGGAGAACCGGGCGATGGCGGGGCTCTCGATGGGCGGCATGCAGACGTTCCTGACGACCCTGTCGAATCTGGACAAGTTTGCTTACATTGGCGGATTCAGCGGCAGCACTGGTGGGCGGGGTGGCACGTTTGATGCGAAGACATCCAACAACGGGGTGTTCGCGGATGCGGCGGCGTTCAATAAGAAGGTGAAGGTGCTGTTCCTGGGCATCGGATCAGTGGAAGGCCCCGGAGCCAAGAACTTTAGCGAGAACCTGAAGAAGGCGGGCGTGAACAACGTGTACTTCGAGTCGCCTGGAACGGCGCACGAGTGGCTGACTTGGCGCCGGTGCCTGAACGATTTCGCCCCGAGGCTGTTCCGCTAA
- a CDS encoding carboxylesterase family protein has product MKALCTLLFVMGPAMLQVAATPATVKVAGGLLRGVADGNLTVYKGIPFAAPPVGELRWRAPRPATGWQGVRDATQFAPGCIPGMGGPSAGGVSEDCLYLNIWTPAKSPKERVPVLVWIYGGGFNAGATSVPDYSGEKLAKRGVVLVSIAYRVGILGFFAHPELSSESPQHVSGNYGMLDMIAGLQWIQKNIAAFGGDPKRVTIFGESAGGIAVSMLSVSPLAKGLFHGAISQSGGSFGPSSVMPVPGENMRVLADAEASGVEFGKTANAPSLQALRALNSTQLAEAARKQRGMAWPIVDGWVIPDDQYRLYESGQFNDTPILVGYNSDEGASFSPARTPEDYIAAVKKRYGPFADRLLQVYPTEATPVPKTARDLMRDSAFGWHTWVWARLQSSRGKGKAYYYYFDQHPDYPAGSPQAGRGSPHGAEVVYVFEHLENVKRTVTDEDRQISDAMAAYWTNFAKHLRPDGDGLPAWPAFSDRSPVVMYFAGKPHTGPVPSEQSLRVLDGYFAWRRSPEGAVTKPPERKPAH; this is encoded by the coding sequence ATGAAGGCTCTCTGTACCCTTCTGTTTGTTATGGGTCCAGCCATGCTGCAGGTAGCCGCGACGCCGGCGACCGTAAAGGTCGCGGGGGGCCTGCTACGAGGAGTTGCGGACGGAAATCTGACTGTCTACAAAGGCATTCCGTTCGCGGCGCCCCCGGTGGGCGAACTGCGATGGCGCGCACCGCGTCCGGCCACCGGATGGCAGGGGGTCCGCGACGCCACGCAGTTTGCGCCGGGGTGTATCCCAGGAATGGGAGGCCCCTCGGCAGGCGGAGTGAGCGAAGACTGCCTGTACCTGAACATCTGGACGCCGGCGAAATCGCCGAAGGAGCGTGTTCCGGTACTGGTCTGGATCTACGGCGGCGGCTTCAACGCCGGGGCCACTTCTGTTCCGGACTATAGCGGGGAGAAACTGGCCAAACGCGGCGTCGTGCTGGTCAGCATCGCGTACCGCGTGGGGATCCTCGGCTTCTTTGCGCATCCGGAGTTGAGCTCGGAATCGCCCCAACACGTCTCGGGTAATTACGGAATGTTGGACATGATTGCGGGACTGCAGTGGATCCAGAAGAACATCGCGGCGTTCGGAGGGGATCCGAAACGGGTCACGATTTTCGGGGAGTCGGCCGGCGGTATCGCGGTGAGCATGCTGAGCGTCTCTCCGCTGGCCAAGGGACTCTTTCACGGAGCGATCTCGCAGAGCGGGGGTTCCTTCGGCCCCTCCAGCGTGATGCCTGTGCCGGGCGAGAACATGCGGGTGCTGGCGGACGCGGAAGCCTCCGGCGTCGAGTTCGGAAAGACAGCGAACGCGCCGTCGCTGCAGGCGCTGAGGGCATTGAACTCCACCCAATTGGCTGAAGCGGCACGCAAGCAGCGAGGCATGGCCTGGCCGATCGTGGATGGCTGGGTGATTCCGGATGACCAGTACCGGCTCTACGAGTCGGGGCAGTTCAACGATACGCCCATCCTGGTGGGCTACAACTCGGACGAGGGCGCGAGTTTCTCGCCGGCCCGCACTCCGGAAGATTACATCGCGGCCGTGAAGAAGCGCTATGGCCCGTTCGCGGACCGGCTGCTGCAGGTGTATCCGACAGAGGCAACCCCTGTGCCCAAGACCGCGCGGGACCTGATGCGGGACTCCGCTTTCGGCTGGCACACCTGGGTATGGGCGAGGCTCCAGTCCTCCCGAGGGAAAGGCAAGGCCTACTATTACTACTTCGACCAGCACCCCGACTATCCGGCAGGCTCACCGCAAGCCGGGCGCGGCTCTCCCCACGGCGCCGAGGTTGTTTACGTTTTCGAGCACCTGGAGAACGTGAAGCGGACTGTGACCGACGAGGACCGTCAGATCTCGGATGCGATGGCGGCGTACTGGACGAATTTCGCCAAGCACCTGAGGCCCGATGGCGACGGGCTGCCCGCGTGGCCCGCGTTCAGCGACAGGAGCCCCGTGGTCATGTACTTCGCGGGCAAGCCGCATACCGGTCCGGTGCCCAGCGAGCAATCGCTGCGCGTACTGGATGGCTACTTTGCGTGGAGAAGAAGTCCAGAGGGAGCGGTGACGAAGCCGCCGGAGCGCAAACCCGCGCATTGA